The Alphaproteobacteria bacterium US3C007 genomic interval GAGGGCAGAGTGTCACAACTTGTAACATCAGAGCGTAAACAGATTGTCATGAGAGGCTTTCAGATGCTTGTCATCGGCATAATGATGAACATTGGCATAACAATCATCGGATTTTTGGCATTCGTGCAATTTCTGTGGATTGTTATCTCGAAGGAGAAAAACGTCTTTATCACCGAACTGGCCTCAAACTTTAGGAGTTGGTATGATAAGGCCTTCGCATTTCTGCTTGGCGCGAGTGAAGAGAAGCCGTTTCCATGGCAAAAGATATAACCTTACGTCTCGCTAAAGACCTAAACAGATCACATACAAATAAACGGTGCATATAAGACCTGTCCACCACAGGCAGCTTCTTATCCAAGAAATCCCAAGTAGATACACAATAAAGTGCCCTACTCTCACCACAACGAATGCCTGCAAAACGGCTGTGGTTATATTGGTAGAAACAGACAGCAGAGCAAGTGTGAAAACCGGGGGAATAATCAATACAAGCGAGATGAGCGTGTTGTTTAACGCTCGTATGGCTCGGTCAGCTAAGCCCGTATATTCTATGCCATCTCTTGAACCAACCAATGGCCTTAGCCCATGCTGGTGTACCGCCAAGATTGATTGTACCACCAGCATCAGCATTACCAGCAAGCAATATATCAAGAGTATCTTTAGCTCAGGGGGCATTGTAATCATTGCTTGCTCTGGCTGATTAGCGAGGAAAACACTTAATCAGCTGTGCGTGATCAGTAAAAACGCCAAAGCCGCGTATATCGTTATGCCAAACATCAATCGATCAGATTGGCTTACCGTAAAAGCAAATTTGGCGGCCTTTGCCCTGATCGGGGTTTTAGCGGGGCGGTTATTGTTTTTAATCATGAAAGAAATACGTCCTTCAGAGACTATCAGATCAATGTTTTTTTTGCGCAGGCGTCAACTGACCCGAATGAAAGCTTTGCTTAACCAACCAGGCTTCTTCTGCTATCATTATTGTATGGATGCCAAACTGAATAAAAACTCGGGCCAAATGCTAAAAGCCTTCAATGATGCCTTGATGCTGAAGCAGAAGTCAGGAAACGATCCACTACAGCAAGTTCGAACGAATAGTGACACGCAAACGCAACGCTTAGAGCAAACAGATCTGCGGGCAGTAGCCATTATGCTAAGTACGGAAGCCAAAGAAAAACTACGGGACTCTAAGCGTAAAAAACGTAAAGAGCAGAAAAAGCAGCAGAAAAAATAAACTTAATGAACACTAGCCAAATCATAACACTGGTCGTGATCATAGCAGCGCTCGGCGGCTCTATGGCGTATTACAACTTTAAAGCGCCAGACGATAAACCTCTCATACGGGGTGAAGTTGAGTGTACGGCTGCAGCGGCTTCTTTGCCGTTGGTGAATGTAGCAACTGGCATGGGCATGGCTGCAGCCATCGCTGAATGCGAGTAATTTGTGGCTAAAAGCTATACCCGATTATGGTAAGCCAACTCACGAACACCCCCTAGAATTGGGATTGACTGGACACCAAAGGCTACAAAACGCACAGGACACCCCATTCATTAATTTGATCTAACAGATGAGTTAGACGTTTTTATATCTGAGAGCCAGCATATCAACGCAATCCATCAAGCATTAGCCACCTCAATAAAAACAGTCAGGTTTGATAAAAAAAGAGGTTATTGCAGATGCGCGAATGTCAGTTTTTTTTACACTTTCCAAGCTGAACGTCCAAACCGATGGCATCTCTCTTATTCGCCCCGAGAGGAAGACGCTTTTATAACCAGAAAAAGCAGACCAGTTTGGTCGTAGCGACGATGACACCAAAAAGAATATCCGGTTATTCTTGGATTATAGCGTTACCATTAAGGCGATCTTCAACCTTCTAGCGTTTGAGACCAAGCCATCTGATGCGCTGGCCACAACCTCACGCGATGCAATGCTTACCTTTATGTCACCAATCGCAAAGCCATAAGAGTTAGCGATGAAGAAAGCCCCGTTAGAAGGTATTGCGCATGCTAAAGCTAACAAACCGGAAAGCTGCAAGGGTAGAAAGCCTAGCTATACCGCCGCTCAGATACGCTTGGTTATGCAAAGGTTTACGGGGTGATGGCGTTAATAAGAAAGCCGGAGATGTTGGGCCGAGCAAGTTGAGTGTTTAAAGGGTAACAAAAGTTCCAGGTAAGGCCCTTAAGCGTT includes:
- a CDS encoding DUF4389 domain-containing protein produces the protein MSQLVTSERKQIVMRGFQMLVIGIMMNIGITIIGFLAFVQFLWIVISKEKNVFITELASNFRSWYDKAFAFLLGASEEKPFPWQKI